The following coding sequences are from one Lolium rigidum isolate FL_2022 chromosome 6, APGP_CSIRO_Lrig_0.1, whole genome shotgun sequence window:
- the LOC124668063 gene encoding zinc finger CCCH domain-containing protein 2-like gives MMMMSEGVSVPPWGSLPVSGVDVGGNGDEMTPYLLAALRQYLPRNDLLPLDPASDDDDEAAAMAAAADAYACDEFRMYDFKVRRCARGRSHDWTECPFAHPGEKARRRDPRKFHYSGAACPDFRKGGCKRGDGCDYAHGVFECWLHPARYRTQPCKDGTACRRRVCFFAHTPDQLRSVPAQHASPRNSGTPLSPLAESYDGSPLRRHAFESYLTGKTMSSSPTSTLLSSPPKSPPSESPPMSPDALRRGAWPGVGSPGVNDVMASLRQLRLSKAQSSPSGGWTSSYHLSPAAAAYGSPKGGGGGGLYSLPTTPMATPANAAGFMANLEPLNLRFMDDDEPVQRVESGRALREKVFERLSRDGAASGSSCYGAGPDVGWVSDLIN, from the coding sequence ATGATGATGATGAGCGAGGGCGTGAGCGTGCCGCCGTGGGGCAGCCTCCCGGTGAGCGGCGTCGACGTCGGCGGCAACGGCGACGAGATGACCCCCTACCTCCTCGCCGCGCTGCGCCAGTACCTGCCCCGCAACGACCTCCTCCCCCTCGACCccgcctccgacgacgacgacgaggctgccgccatggccgccgccgccgacgcgtacGCGTGCGACGAGTTCCGCATGTACGACTTCAAGGTGCGCCGCTGCGCGCGCGGCCGGAGCCACGACTGGACCGAGTGCCCCTTCGCGCACCCGGGCGAGAAGGCGCGCCGCCGCGACCCGCGCAAGTTCCACTACTCCGGCGCCGCCTGCCCCGACTTCCGCAAGGGCGGCTGCAAGCGCGGCGACGGCTGCGACTACGCGCACGGCGTCTTCGAGTGCTGGCTCCACCCCGCGCGCTACCGCACGCAGCCATGCAAGGACGGCACCGCCTGCCGCCGCCGCGTCTGCTTCTTCGCGCACACGCCCGACCAGCTCCGCTCCGTCCCCGCCCAGCACGCCAGCCCCCGCAACTCCGGCACGCCGCTGTCCCCGCTCGCCGAGTCATACGACGGCtccccgctccgccgccacgcgTTCGAGTCCTACCTCACCGGCAAGACCATGTCCTCCTCCCCCACCAgcaccctcctctcctccccgccCAAGTCGCCGCCGTCCGAGTCCCCGCCAATGTCGCCCGACGCGCTCCGCCGCGGCGCATGGCCCGGGGTCGGCTCCCCCGGCGTCAACGACGTCATGGCCTCCCTCCGCCAGCTGCGCCTCTCCAAGGCGCAGTCGTCCCCGTCCGGCGGCTGGACCAGCAGCTACCACCTCTCCCCCGCCGCGGCCGCGTACGGCTCCCCcaagggcggcggcgggggcgggctcTACAGCCTCCCCACCACCCCCATGGCCACCCCGGCCAACGCCGCCGGCTTCATGGCCAACCTGGAGCCGCTCAACCTCCGCTTCATGGACGACGACGAGCCGGTGCAGAGGGTCGAGTCCGGCCGCGCGCTCCGCGAGAAGGTGTTCGAGCGGCTCTCCAGGGACGGCGCCGCGTCCGGCAGCAGCTGCTACGGCGCCGGCCCCGACGTCGGCTGGGTCTCCGACCTCATCAACTGA